The Xanthomonas sp. CFBP 8443 genome has a window encoding:
- a CDS encoding LysR family transcriptional regulator — MDIAGELEVFTLVAEAGSFSAAGRRLKLAPSSIARVVDRIEARLGVRLLLRTTRALRLTPEGATYLSSARRILADLRETEQLIADQSSPKGRLRVSLSLTYGRMFVVPLLRDFIQSHPGILLEVISTDAVVDIAAGQADVAVRLGPLPDSLLTARTLGQTHKVIVAAPGYLALRGTPVVPEDLHAHDCIGFNFKRAAPTWPFRKDGRDYALPIKGSVETNNGETQRQLAIEGLGIARVCAETAEDAIQAGQLVALLQEFNPGDGEEVHAVFVGGTHTPARVRCFVDYLVQRLGKTR; from the coding sequence ATGGACATCGCTGGCGAACTGGAAGTCTTTACCCTGGTGGCCGAGGCCGGCAGTTTCTCGGCGGCGGGGCGACGGCTGAAGCTGGCGCCGTCGTCCATCGCACGGGTCGTCGACCGGATCGAAGCGCGCCTCGGCGTCCGCCTGTTGCTGCGGACGACACGGGCCCTGAGGCTGACGCCGGAAGGCGCGACCTACCTGTCCTCCGCGCGGCGGATCCTGGCGGACCTGCGCGAAACCGAACAGTTGATCGCCGACCAGAGCTCGCCCAAGGGGCGCCTGCGCGTGAGCCTCTCGCTCACCTACGGCCGGATGTTCGTGGTGCCGCTTCTGCGCGACTTCATCCAGAGCCACCCCGGCATCCTGCTCGAGGTGATCTCCACCGATGCCGTCGTCGACATCGCCGCCGGCCAGGCGGACGTTGCGGTGCGGCTCGGCCCCCTCCCCGACAGCCTGCTCACGGCCCGCACGCTTGGCCAGACCCACAAGGTGATCGTGGCCGCGCCTGGGTATCTCGCGCTCCGCGGTACGCCAGTCGTTCCGGAGGATCTGCACGCGCACGACTGCATCGGCTTCAACTTCAAGCGCGCCGCCCCGACCTGGCCCTTCCGCAAGGACGGGCGCGACTACGCGTTGCCGATCAAGGGCAGCGTGGAAACCAACAATGGCGAAACCCAACGCCAGCTCGCCATCGAAGGCCTCGGGATCGCGCGGGTGTGTGCCGAGACGGCAGAGGACGCGATCCAGGCCGGCCAGTTGGTCGCGCTCCTGCAGGAGTTCAACCCTGGCGACGGCGAGGAGGTCCATGCGGTGTTCGTCGGCGGCACGCATACCCCGGCGCGGGTCCGCTGCTTCGTCGACTACCTCGTGCAGCGGCTGGGCAAAACGCGTTGA
- a CDS encoding class I fructose-bisphosphate aldolase, with protein MSIEQLAETAQAMVAPGKGIIAIDESTTTIAKRFASVGIENVEENRRAYRELLLTTPKLSEHISGAILYDETIRQKTKDGVPFPKYMAEHGIIPGIKVDKGTHPLAGMPGELITEGLDGLRARLEEYYKLGARFAKWRAVITIGEDIPSGVCIETNAHALARYAALCQEQGLVPMVEPEVLMDGNHDIETCYEVTEATLRSLFGALYEQNVVLEGTILKASMVIAGKDCDEQASVEEVAESTVMCLKSTVPAILPGIVFLSGGQTDEQSTAHLNAMNQIGTLPWPLSFSYGRAMQQAALKLWSQDMKGNFAKAQQVVYERAKENGLAALGKWQD; from the coding sequence ATGAGCATCGAACAGCTTGCCGAAACCGCACAGGCAATGGTCGCCCCGGGCAAGGGCATCATCGCGATCGACGAATCCACCACGACCATCGCCAAGCGCTTCGCCAGCGTCGGCATCGAGAATGTCGAGGAGAACCGCCGCGCGTATCGCGAGCTGCTGTTGACCACGCCGAAGCTGAGCGAGCACATCTCCGGCGCGATCCTGTACGACGAGACCATCCGCCAGAAGACCAAGGACGGCGTGCCGTTCCCGAAGTACATGGCCGAGCACGGCATCATTCCCGGGATCAAGGTCGACAAGGGCACGCATCCGCTGGCCGGCATGCCCGGCGAGCTGATCACCGAAGGCCTGGACGGCCTGCGCGCGCGCCTGGAGGAGTACTACAAGCTCGGCGCGCGCTTCGCCAAGTGGCGCGCGGTGATCACCATCGGCGAGGACATCCCGTCGGGCGTGTGCATCGAGACCAATGCGCACGCGCTGGCGCGCTACGCGGCGCTGTGCCAGGAGCAGGGCCTGGTGCCGATGGTGGAGCCGGAAGTGCTGATGGACGGCAACCACGACATCGAGACCTGCTACGAGGTCACCGAAGCCACGCTGCGCTCGCTGTTCGGCGCGCTGTACGAGCAGAACGTGGTGCTGGAAGGCACCATCCTGAAGGCCTCGATGGTCATCGCCGGCAAGGATTGCGACGAGCAGGCCAGCGTCGAGGAAGTGGCCGAGTCCACCGTGATGTGCCTGAAGAGCACCGTGCCGGCGATCCTGCCGGGCATCGTGTTCCTGTCCGGCGGCCAGACCGACGAACAGTCCACCGCGCATCTCAATGCGATGAACCAGATCGGCACCCTGCCGTGGCCGCTGAGCTTCTCCTACGGCCGCGCGATGCAGCAGGCCGCGCTGAAGCTGTGGTCGCAGGACATGAAGGGCAACTTCGCCAAGGCGCAGCAGGTGGTCTACGAGCGCGCCAAGGAAAACGGCCTGGCCGCACTGGGCAAGTGGCAGGACTGA